In Sphingobacterium sp. R2, the genomic stretch CATTGGATATTGAATCTATTTCGGTACTTAAGGATGCTGCCGCAACAGCAATCTATGGCGCAAATGCCGCAAATGGTGTTATTTTGATCACGACCAAATCTGGTCGCAGTGGCAAGGCACAGCTAACAGCCTCTTACAATACCGGGGTCTCCACGTTTATCAACCAAATGAAATTACTCTCCGGACCGCAATACTACGAATTACTGCGAGAATTTTATATAAATACCGGCTCAACGGCAACGGATGCCTCAAAAAAGGCAGGTAGCAACAGCATCGATACCGACTGGTTTGGACTGACGTCACGTAATGCACGTTATGATAATATCAATCTGTCTCTTTCGGGCGGGAAAGGTAAAGATACATATTATCTTTCCATGGGCTACCGTAATCAGCAAAACGCCAGTCCTGGGAATGGTTTGAAGCAATACACAGGCTCCATACGTTATTATAATCAGTTTAGCGACAAGCTTCAAATGACCACCACCATATCGCCGGCACTGATGCGGCGGGAAGGTCTCGACCAATTTGCCAATGCCGCTTATATGCCGCCCAATATACCGCCGTATCAGGAAGATGGAAGTTACAGCACCTTTTTAGGCCTCGTCAATCCAGTTGCAGCATTAGCCGAAAATACGGATAAAGCGTTGGCTTTTACAGGAACCGCACGGATCGAACTCCAATATGCCCTTTTACCTTTTCTGAGTCTGCGCGGAGCGATAGGTGGAAATATGCTGCAGTCCAAGCAGGAAACTTTCCTTTCGGGTATCGCCGGCGCATCCACCGCCAAAGATGGGCGCCTGCGCATCAACGACCGAACGACATACAGCTGGACTTCCATGTTACAGCTTACCTACAGCCCAAAATGGCAAAGTGGACACCGCTTTGTCGGAATCGCGGGGATGGAGCTAAAAGATCAATACAGCAATTTACTAGTCGGCCAAGGTAGCGGGTTTACCTACGATCGCGTCATCGCCATCGGGCTCGCAAGCACCAAGACGTCTTCCTCCTCGAAAATCTCGGACGCAACCGTATCCAACTATGTGCAGATGAACTACGACTATGACAAGCGATTTTATGCTGCTCTCAGTGGCCGTGCAGATCAGTCGTCTATGTTTGGTGGCGACAAACAGGTGGCACTGAATGGAGCGCTTGGATTGGGCTGGAATATCAGCAATGAAAAATTTATGCAAGCCATTCAGGCAATAGACTTTTTGCGTTTACGCAGTAGCTTCGGAACGACAGGCAATTCGCGGATTGGTTCCTATGCATCCAGAGGTTTATACAAATTCAACAATGTGACCTATGGCGGACAGACAAGTGCAAGCCCATCCTCTACTGCGGCACAAAACCCCGACCTAGGCTGGGAAACGAATATTAAGTTCAATATTGGCGTTGACCTGAATGCTTTCAATAGGTTACGTGTGACACTGGACTTATACAGAAATAATATCCGCAATCTGATCGCAAATATCAGTGTGCCATTGGAAACCGGTTATGCTGGTATGCCGCTCAATTCAGGAAACATGTACAATCAAGGACTGGATTTGAGCATTGCCTACCAATGGTTAAAACAGTCCAAGGTCACTTGGAACAGTACCCTTATTGGTGGCTGGAATAAAAACAAGGTGACTTCGTTTAATAATCCATTGATTGAACAATATGCTGCAAACTCTTCAGATAATATAGGTGCAGGCCAGCGGGTAGGATACAGTTCTACTTCACTGTGGGGTGTCAGATGGGCCGGCGTCGATCCCAATACCGGTCAGGAAGGTTTCTACACCCCTGCTGGTGATGTGGTCAACAGAACTGAAATACGGGCTATGGGGCAGAGCGCCTACCAATTACTGGGGAATACGATGCCCGATTTTCAGGGCAGTCTTATTAACAATTTGGGATGGAAGGGATTTCAGCTTACCATCAATCTACAATATAATCTTGGTGGCAACAAGTTTGTACCCACAACCTATTTACGGGATGGAAATAGTCTGTCAAACTCCAACATGTCCGTCAATTTACTGGACCGATGGCAGCAGGTGGGCGATATCACGGCAATTCCAAAGCTAAACTCCAGCTCACCAGTTAATAACTCTTCCCGTTATTTGTACAGCATGACCTATATCAAGCTAAGCAACGTTTCCTTAAGCTATCGCCTGGCCGATCGTCTAATGAAACGGATGGGTATAGGACAGACGGCATTGAGCTTTAATGTGACCAATGTATTCTACTGGTTCAAAGACAAAAGTCCGGCAGGCAGAAACGGCATCCGCGAATACCGATTTACCTATCCGGAGACACGTAATTTTTCGATTGGTTTACGAACCACACTTTAATCTTTCAATAATTCGAGTTATGAACATAAAGACACTAAGTGTTGCTTTCCTTTTGGCCTGTAGCACAATAAGCTGCTCAAAATTTCTAGATAAAGAACCCGAAAACGAGGTATCGGTCGAGCTGATTTTCTCCGATATGCCGGGCGCAAAATCAGCACTTGCAGGGGTGTACAACAACCTGTTTCAGTCGGACTATTACAATGGTTTACGCATGGTTTACCCGGACCTAATCGGCGGAAATTTGACATTTGCCGCAGCGGGTAGAACGACGCTGTTAACTCTTTATTCATTTGAAACCGACGCTGACAACGATACCATGAACAAGTTATACAGCTATCAGTATACGTTGCTCAATGCCATCAACAATATCATCAAGCGTGTCCCGGAAATAGCCAACATCAGTACGCTTGAACGCAATCACATCATGGCGCAGGCTTATGGCTTGCGGGCATTGGTTCATTTTGATCTCGTACAGTTCTATGCGCAGCCCTATATTTATACAAAGGATGCTTCGCATATGGGCATTATACTCGCCAAAAGCACAATTCTACCCAAAGATGCACAAATAGCACGCTCTAGTGTAGCAGAAGTATACCAACATATCGAAAGTGATCTGAATCTGGCTGATTCGTTATTTGCCAATAGCAAAACCGTATTTGAGGGCAATGCCAAAATATATATGAACCTCCAGGCAACTAAAGCGCTTCAAGCAAGGTTGGCTCTCAATCGCGGTGACTGGCAGAAAGCTTACCAGCTGAGTGCCGAATTGCTCAAAGCAAACTATTCGCTATACACCAACGCTGAGTATGTCGGTAGCTGGAAACAGGCCAATACCAAAGAATCTATTTTCGAATTGGCCGTTCCGAGCAATTATTCCGGCAACTCAATCGGTAGTTACTATGTTAAAGATTCCGGAAATTCTTATTATCAGTTCGCGCCAAGTCAAGACCTCCTCGGATTGTATGGGGCGGATGATGTGAGGGCCACAGGGGGAATATTTAAATATCCAACACTACAAACGGCAGTAACCAGTGTCAAGTTGATCCGCCTTTCGGAAATATACCTGATTCATGCCGAGGCAGCAGCTGAACTCGGTCATACTGAAGAGGCTGTTGTCAGTCTGAATGCCATCCGACTCCGCGGTAATCCGAAGCTCGGAGCCTATGTTTTCACCACGAAAAATCTGTTGATCAATGAGGTCCTTGACGAACGTCGCCGTGAGCTCTGTCTTGAAGGACTATTATACCTTGATTTGATGCGCAGGGGGCTATCTGTTAAGCGCAATGACTGTACAGGGACAAACTGCAACGTCACTTTCCCAAATGATCATATGGTATTGCCCATCCCAAAGCAGTCCGTGCTTTCCAATAACCGCATGATACAGAATCCTGGCTATTAATATTAATCATCAACAATAAAATACAAATTAATACAATACGACATGAACAGTTTAAAAGCAATCCTTAAGTTATCCAAATTCGTCACCATCTGCAGTATGCTATTTTTCACCATCTCCTGCAGTAAAGATAGTACCGTGGCTCCGGAGCCAGAATATGTTCCTAAGCCAGACAATAATGCTATCGCTACCTTTACGAGTACAGATCCTTATTTTGAACTATATATCTACCGTTTTGATGAGGCCACAGAAACCTGGGGAAAACGTATCCGCGCACATTATCCCACAGTATCTAAAACGGACACCACATACATGGGCTTTACCAATCCCTATGTAACCGATAGTGGAGTCAATCTTTTCCAGATGGTCACACTATACAGCGATAAGATCGGTACGACAAACATCAAAACGGCAGGTATCAATGTAGACCAGGTATTGCAATTCTTACCCGATCAGCATAACAACCAGCTCGGTAAAGTGACTGTAAAGGAGCAACAGGTAAAAATCTACAAGAAAACCGAAGCTGCCACAGAACGGAAAGATATGGAATTTTTTGAAATCGGTATAAGTGGTGCGGGAATCTACGATTTAAAACAGGGATTAATCGACCTGGAGGTTAATTTTGACGAGACAGCGATCGGTGGACCCAATAAAGTTACCCGTAAATATAAATTAAGTACCAAAGCGTTAGAATTGTAAATAACAAATGATACGAAGATTACTTGTATTTGGTTTATTGGGCGTCGTGCTGATCTTACTGTCTTTTGTGCAGGATCAAGATATTCCTGATATCGCTTTATGGCGCAAACT encodes the following:
- a CDS encoding SusC/RagA family TonB-linked outer membrane protein, which codes for MCSIKETVRRTFLLNTIFLLSAGAASAQSTSGQGTLETAFQLLTQQHAVHFSYDASIGLQRRVPLPTAKENLDTYLSRLASTHQLRFQRIKRSNVIAVNKAAKPILLNGIVKDAKTGLPLTGATLILRKENKTYRTDSLGRYRILTAAENRGQEIGIRYMGYQNYDIEVDTGFQRINLVPLDQQLEEVFVSSTYEAPKLREEMIGSVYTISAKDLQADRPIESVDKMLEGLVPGLYVEPSTSLGTPVKLHIRGQGTLTNLTSNTGRSTSSQPLYVVDGVVVQEQEIGDANSLFSGETLLNPIAGINPLDIESISVLKDAAATAIYGANAANGVILITTKSGRSGKAQLTASYNTGVSTFINQMKLLSGPQYYELLREFYINTGSTATDASKKAGSNSIDTDWFGLTSRNARYDNINLSLSGGKGKDTYYLSMGYRNQQNASPGNGLKQYTGSIRYYNQFSDKLQMTTTISPALMRREGLDQFANAAYMPPNIPPYQEDGSYSTFLGLVNPVAALAENTDKALAFTGTARIELQYALLPFLSLRGAIGGNMLQSKQETFLSGIAGASTAKDGRLRINDRTTYSWTSMLQLTYSPKWQSGHRFVGIAGMELKDQYSNLLVGQGSGFTYDRVIAIGLASTKTSSSSKISDATVSNYVQMNYDYDKRFYAALSGRADQSSMFGGDKQVALNGALGLGWNISNEKFMQAIQAIDFLRLRSSFGTTGNSRIGSYASRGLYKFNNVTYGGQTSASPSSTAAQNPDLGWETNIKFNIGVDLNAFNRLRVTLDLYRNNIRNLIANISVPLETGYAGMPLNSGNMYNQGLDLSIAYQWLKQSKVTWNSTLIGGWNKNKVTSFNNPLIEQYAANSSDNIGAGQRVGYSSTSLWGVRWAGVDPNTGQEGFYTPAGDVVNRTEIRAMGQSAYQLLGNTMPDFQGSLINNLGWKGFQLTINLQYNLGGNKFVPTTYLRDGNSLSNSNMSVNLLDRWQQVGDITAIPKLNSSSPVNNSSRYLYSMTYIKLSNVSLSYRLADRLMKRMGIGQTALSFNVTNVFYWFKDKSPAGRNGIREYRFTYPETRNFSIGLRTTL
- a CDS encoding RagB/SusD family nutrient uptake outer membrane protein; this translates as MNIKTLSVAFLLACSTISCSKFLDKEPENEVSVELIFSDMPGAKSALAGVYNNLFQSDYYNGLRMVYPDLIGGNLTFAAAGRTTLLTLYSFETDADNDTMNKLYSYQYTLLNAINNIIKRVPEIANISTLERNHIMAQAYGLRALVHFDLVQFYAQPYIYTKDASHMGIILAKSTILPKDAQIARSSVAEVYQHIESDLNLADSLFANSKTVFEGNAKIYMNLQATKALQARLALNRGDWQKAYQLSAELLKANYSLYTNAEYVGSWKQANTKESIFELAVPSNYSGNSIGSYYVKDSGNSYYQFAPSQDLLGLYGADDVRATGGIFKYPTLQTAVTSVKLIRLSEIYLIHAEAAAELGHTEEAVVSLNAIRLRGNPKLGAYVFTTKNLLINEVLDERRRELCLEGLLYLDLMRRGLSVKRNDCTGTNCNVTFPNDHMVLPIPKQSVLSNNRMIQNPGY